A stretch of Geobacter sp. DNA encodes these proteins:
- a CDS encoding phage tail protein: protein MPTGERKDPFRAYNFLVEIDGITRAGFRECSGLDTTQDPIDYREGGQALHVRKLPGLVKYSSISLKRGITDDAELWEWRKKAIEGKVERKNGSIILLDDTGAEKLRWNFVEGWPSKWSGPTFNATGNEVAIESLEIAHEGVAKA, encoded by the coding sequence ATGCCTACTGGAGAACGGAAAGATCCTTTTCGCGCCTACAACTTCCTGGTGGAGATCGACGGCATAACCCGGGCAGGGTTCCGGGAGTGCTCGGGCCTTGACACCACCCAGGACCCCATCGACTACCGCGAGGGGGGACAAGCGCTCCATGTCCGCAAACTGCCGGGGCTGGTCAAGTATTCCAGCATCTCGCTCAAGCGGGGCATCACCGACGACGCCGAGCTGTGGGAATGGCGGAAAAAGGCGATCGAGGGGAAGGTGGAGCGGAAGAACGGTTCCATCATCCTGTTGGACGACACCGGCGCCGAGAAACTCCGCTGGAACTTTGTCGAAGGGTGGCCCAGCAAGTGGAGCGGCCCGACCTTCAACGCTACCGGCAACGAAGTGGCCATCGAATCGCTTGAGATTGCCCATGAAGGGGTAGCCAAGGCATGA
- a CDS encoding phage tail protein, whose protein sequence is MALGSRRDPYLSFNFLVELEGLLVGGFSEVSGLQAEIELHDYREGGLNDYVHRLAGPVRYPANLVLKRGITDNQALWLWHCDVRRGIIARRNLTVILQDQTGQPVNYWHLERAYPVRWMGPELRADSNTVAVETLELVHCGFSTL, encoded by the coding sequence ATGGCATTAGGCAGCAGGCGCGACCCATACCTCAGCTTCAATTTCCTGGTGGAGCTGGAAGGGCTTCTGGTCGGTGGCTTCAGCGAGGTGTCGGGGCTCCAGGCAGAGATCGAGCTCCACGACTATCGCGAGGGGGGGCTGAACGACTATGTGCACCGCCTGGCCGGGCCGGTGCGCTACCCCGCCAACCTGGTGCTCAAGCGGGGCATCACCGACAACCAGGCCCTCTGGCTCTGGCACTGCGACGTGCGGCGCGGCATCATTGCGCGGCGCAACCTCACCGTCATCCTGCAGGACCAAACCGGCCAGCCGGTGAATTACTGGCACCTGGAACGGGCCTATCCGGTCAGATGGATGGGACCCGAACTGCGGGCTGACTCCAACACCGTAGCAGTGGAGACGCTGGAACTGGTCCACTGCGGATTCTCGACCCTGTAG
- a CDS encoding phage tail protein — MSVVDLLTATAAGGRGPERIFGVVVGIVRDIKDPDGFGRVKVDFPWMGEATEAVTVGDQDDRAHSFWARIATLFAGSGRGSFFIPEVGDEVLVAFEHGDPNRPFVLGGLWNSEDTPPETMDADGKNHLRSFTSRSGHVITMDDNTDDQKAKVVITSQGGHQVTLDDDGGKGKIELKTNAGHQITLDDDGGTLTISDKSGNKLEFDANAGSLTVEASGNTDQTVGGNLNITVSGSATISAPSGITLDSSSVKLGTGASLALANETLLTIFNTHFHVGNLGAPTSPPTVPAIPGAQSTVLIKGA; from the coding sequence ATGAGCGTGGTCGACCTGTTGACGGCAACTGCGGCAGGGGGGAGGGGACCGGAGAGGATCTTCGGCGTGGTGGTCGGGATTGTCCGCGACATCAAGGACCCGGACGGGTTCGGCCGGGTCAAGGTCGACTTCCCCTGGATGGGTGAGGCGACCGAGGCGGTGACCGTCGGCGACCAGGACGACCGGGCGCACAGTTTCTGGGCGCGGATCGCCACCCTGTTCGCCGGGAGCGGTCGCGGCAGCTTCTTCATCCCCGAGGTGGGGGACGAGGTGCTGGTGGCGTTCGAGCATGGCGACCCGAACCGCCCCTTTGTCCTGGGGGGGCTCTGGAACAGCGAGGATACCCCGCCCGAGACCATGGACGCTGACGGCAAGAACCACCTCCGCTCCTTTACCTCGCGCAGCGGCCATGTCATTACCATGGACGACAACACCGACGACCAGAAGGCCAAGGTGGTGATCACCAGCCAGGGCGGGCACCAGGTGACCCTGGACGACGACGGCGGCAAGGGGAAGATCGAGCTGAAGACCAACGCCGGTCACCAGATCACCCTGGACGACGACGGCGGGACCCTGACCATCAGCGACAAGAGCGGCAACAAGCTGGAGTTCGACGCCAACGCCGGGTCGCTCACCGTCGAGGCTTCGGGCAACACCGATCAGACCGTGGGGGGGAACCTGAACATCACGGTGTCCGGCAGCGCCACCATTTCCGCACCCTCCGGCATCACCCTGGACAGCTCAAGCGTGAAGCTCGGCACCGGCGCCTCCCTGGCCCTGGCCAACGAGACGCTCCTGACCATCTTCAATACCCATTTTCATGTGGGCAACCTGGGGGCACCCACCTCGCCCCCCACGGTGCCGGCGATTCCGGGCGCCCAGAGCACCGTACTGATCAAGGGGGCATGA
- a CDS encoding radical SAM protein: MTLLPAVASRLREMNFELNRLETVFQKAQLVSMPLVVQLSTGTRCNLRCAFCTDRGPATEGHYRDLTLDEFIPLTTGMDCSSTVQLWGWGEPFLNPHYGAIFAYVTEQYPGIEINVSTNGTLFDEAWQRRFLEYGNFSLNVSINAASRETYRLVAGQDLFGQMESNLRRFRELREEYRGRARSRFTVSFVVVRDNLHEMADFVDLAARFAADHVQFMDLMHINTHCPDLSAADRAAAVKEHFGAALERAAAHHIGIGSFLPYAGNDYLAMERYGSGAPVADNGTCMALQPCYEPWRTMLVGTDGMATLCCRSGVVTGNVRQAGIAGVWNGETYQAYRGAVNSPAPPEVCRVCPVKLGISS; this comes from the coding sequence ATGACCCTTCTCCCTGCCGTTGCTTCCAGGCTCAGGGAGATGAACTTTGAACTCAACCGGCTGGAAACGGTCTTCCAGAAGGCGCAGCTGGTATCGATGCCGCTGGTGGTGCAGCTTTCCACCGGAACCCGGTGCAACCTCCGCTGCGCCTTCTGCACCGACCGGGGGCCGGCAACGGAGGGTCACTACCGGGATCTTACGCTGGATGAGTTCATCCCCCTGACCACGGGGATGGACTGCTCCTCCACGGTGCAGTTGTGGGGGTGGGGCGAGCCGTTTCTCAACCCCCATTACGGGGCGATCTTCGCCTATGTCACCGAACAGTATCCGGGCATCGAGATCAACGTCTCCACCAACGGCACCCTGTTCGACGAGGCGTGGCAGAGACGGTTTTTGGAGTACGGGAACTTTTCCCTCAATGTCTCCATCAATGCCGCAAGCCGTGAGACGTACCGGCTGGTGGCCGGCCAGGACCTGTTCGGGCAGATGGAGAGCAACCTGCGCCGGTTCCGCGAACTCCGTGAGGAATACCGCGGCCGGGCGCGGTCCCGTTTCACCGTCTCCTTTGTCGTGGTCCGGGACAACCTGCACGAGATGGCCGATTTCGTCGACCTGGCTGCCCGGTTCGCTGCCGACCATGTCCAGTTCATGGACCTGATGCATATCAATACCCACTGTCCCGATCTCTCCGCAGCCGACCGGGCCGCAGCGGTCAAGGAGCATTTCGGGGCCGCGTTGGAGCGGGCCGCGGCGCACCACATCGGCATCGGGAGCTTTCTCCCCTATGCCGGCAACGATTACCTGGCCATGGAGCGCTACGGCAGCGGCGCCCCCGTTGCGGACAACGGTACATGCATGGCGCTGCAGCCCTGCTATGAGCCGTGGCGGACCATGCTCGTCGGCACCGATGGCATGGCCACCCTCTGCTGCCGGTCCGGGGTGGTAACCGGCAACGTGCGGCAGGCAGGGATTGCGGGGGTCTGGAACGGGGAGACCTACCAGGCGTACCGGGGGGCTGTCAACAGCCCCGCGCCGCCGGAGGTCTGCCGCGTATGTCCGGTCAAGCTGGGGATTTCGAGCTGA
- a CDS encoding LysM peptidoglycan-binding domain-containing protein produces MRLEKATIQKIIAGSPETIEVLFNPSEYRLSVSNQFAEVAIPGLEAPPIQFVRGGARTLSMQLFFDTYEAGTDVREHTGRVGRLLDTDPELHAPPVCLFSWGTFNFQGVLERAEQRFTLFFPSGMPARATIDVTFKEFSDQGLRMGKHRSANFDKRHTVRRGDTLSSIAGSVYGDPRNWRPIAEANAMDDPLALQPGQVLTIPAIE; encoded by the coding sequence ATGAGACTGGAAAAGGCGACCATTCAGAAGATCATCGCCGGGAGCCCCGAGACCATCGAGGTGCTGTTCAACCCCAGCGAGTACCGGCTGTCGGTGTCGAACCAGTTTGCCGAGGTCGCCATTCCCGGCCTGGAAGCACCGCCGATCCAGTTCGTCCGGGGCGGGGCGCGGACCTTGTCCATGCAGCTCTTCTTCGACACCTACGAGGCAGGGACCGATGTGCGGGAGCATACCGGCAGGGTGGGGCGGCTGCTCGATACCGACCCTGAGCTCCATGCCCCGCCGGTCTGCCTCTTCAGCTGGGGGACCTTCAATTTCCAGGGGGTGCTGGAGCGGGCCGAGCAGCGCTTCACCCTCTTCTTTCCCAGCGGCATGCCGGCCAGGGCCACGATCGATGTGACATTCAAGGAGTTCAGCGACCAGGGCCTGCGGATGGGGAAGCACCGCAGCGCCAATTTCGACAAGCGGCACACGGTCCGGCGCGGTGACACCCTGAGCAGCATCGCGGGGAGCGTCTACGGCGATCCCCGCAACTGGCGCCCCATTGCCGAGGCCAATGCCATGGACGACCCCCTGGCGCTGCAGCCGGGGCAGGTCCTGACCATCCCGGCCATCGAGTGA
- a CDS encoding putative baseplate assembly protein, which yields MRRPCSPASRPSRQASPPAAPARQGVREAKGGETVCCVGTGAGAGEAVQCDIEPDGGSGMSSSTPLLYRKSAEEVVADLQAGLAVTGWHKAPATGTPGAGEAMVRLFGRLADLIAARVNQVPENHFRAFLETAGVDLLPPRPARSEITFYPAKDAPQVIRVPAGTQVAAKKSGERPEIVFETERDLNVVRAELASCIVVDPVRISDRSDRAKGGSGDSFAAFLGDEERGRILYLGDDALFVFPDDVSREQGTITLEVTLARAGRPDLDGWRVEWLYFDGTAWQELVKQGGGIVRDNTGGFAASGQIEFTRLPALVKFPFDKQSGAWLACRLTGGSGRDHLPVVSMLRAGRKIDIPTAPGKPADAAFSAIHAGVAFIPLETAGEFFPLGQRPGRLDCFYLKADEAFAKEGAEVEISLDLVGMSESEQSALLAEPVIEWSYCCSDGWKALGTSSREGVTGAILDFADQTHAFTDGGNGVKVSFTVPAKGGRYPLWAEAAVGGQKGLWLRARVLSGGYGLKPAATTIWEAPAVLAPSVKNLKIAYGGFQNTLASFALGDVASLVDSRFSRHSFAAAEGAFAPFCSSCDLPALYLGFSCAFPDNEWIQLLLDVDEERIGIAELPLLLWEYWSSERAGWAPLPASDESNGLAERGYLGFNAPPDFGASVEFGKELCWLRVRPHRDPPVAVAPADSVVTPGDGGEAVVTLDASASSACNGQGIVSYRWNLLPQEAHGGMDQQVATGGTEAVVTLDASATAAQSGRPIVRYRWRLVSSSHLIARAGGDLVITTGGTEATFSLDASASSNAAGGALRSYIWRRQLPETVEQPATPYLLGVRCNTVPALNAMSTTEEVLGSGTGKAGQRLALLSAPVLADLRIYVRETDQPPAEELDALCREIAADSEDDDTALYPLVSENSRGIWVRWRRVDHFFASGPSSRHFVLDAKSGLVLFGDGTRGRMPSLARDNVKAVWYRSHQGAAGNVESGAVTVLRNPGGDLAAVKRVANAEAAVGGGDAETVEQVRERGPKTIKHRGKAITLEDFAWLARDASGEVAAAWCLPTRDRDAKIHEGWVTVVIIPKGSESRPFPRPALLRLVREYLETRALVNLRCEGQIVVKGPAYIEVTATVKIVPVHAEKGDEVKLSVDQRLDAYFHPLTGGPLRQGWELGRDVYISEVFAEIEAVPGVDHVADLSLDGSLQQFRVELLPRQRISHAARAGSRVGTFDDRLRLILSDPIEPVRTVVPLVPTPVQPLQVALYGFSVGERVRIVDSANRIVLDELAISALSAANDSVTLVLSPSLTESLPPAESLAILSGDERVRIPILEWTGGEGETVTARLMTITPGSDTLCIVSGGERYPEFEFMAVTAVERRSDRVVIPEGHLAYAGSHDIEMVL from the coding sequence ATGCGTCGTCCGTGCTCACCGGCCAGCCGACCCAGCAGGCAAGCAAGTCCACCTGCTGCACCAGCAAGGCAAGGGGTTCGTGAGGCAAAGGGCGGGGAAACGGTATGCTGCGTCGGCACAGGAGCCGGGGCAGGGGAAGCGGTGCAGTGTGACATCGAACCAGACGGAGGGAGCGGGATGAGCAGTTCGACTCCGCTATTGTACAGAAAATCGGCCGAGGAGGTCGTTGCGGACCTGCAGGCCGGGCTTGCCGTTACCGGCTGGCACAAGGCCCCCGCCACCGGGACGCCCGGTGCGGGCGAGGCCATGGTCCGCCTGTTCGGCCGCCTTGCCGACCTGATCGCCGCCAGGGTCAACCAGGTGCCGGAAAACCATTTCCGCGCCTTCCTGGAGACCGCCGGCGTCGATCTGCTCCCTCCCCGCCCGGCACGTTCGGAGATAACCTTTTATCCGGCAAAGGATGCACCGCAGGTGATCCGGGTCCCGGCCGGGACCCAGGTGGCGGCCAAGAAGAGCGGGGAGCGCCCCGAGATCGTCTTCGAGACCGAGCGGGACCTGAATGTCGTCAGGGCCGAACTCGCCTCCTGCATCGTGGTTGACCCGGTCCGGATCAGCGACCGGAGCGACCGGGCCAAGGGTGGGAGCGGCGACTCCTTTGCCGCTTTCCTGGGGGATGAGGAGCGTGGACGCATCCTCTACCTGGGGGACGATGCCCTGTTCGTCTTCCCCGACGACGTCAGTCGCGAACAGGGGACCATCACCCTGGAGGTGACCCTTGCCCGGGCCGGCCGGCCCGACCTGGACGGCTGGCGGGTCGAATGGCTCTATTTCGACGGCACTGCCTGGCAGGAGCTGGTGAAGCAGGGAGGCGGAATCGTCCGGGACAATACGGGCGGTTTCGCCGCAAGCGGCCAGATCGAATTCACCCGGCTCCCGGCCCTGGTGAAGTTCCCCTTCGACAAGCAGAGCGGGGCCTGGCTCGCCTGTCGCCTGACCGGCGGCAGCGGCCGCGACCACCTGCCGGTCGTCTCCATGCTCCGGGCCGGGCGGAAGATCGATATCCCCACGGCACCGGGCAAGCCGGCCGATGCGGCGTTCAGCGCCATCCATGCCGGCGTCGCCTTCATTCCGCTGGAGACCGCCGGGGAATTCTTCCCCCTGGGGCAGCGTCCGGGGCGGCTCGACTGCTTCTATCTCAAGGCGGACGAGGCCTTTGCCAAGGAAGGCGCGGAGGTGGAGATCTCCCTGGACCTGGTCGGGATGTCGGAATCGGAGCAGAGCGCCCTTTTGGCCGAGCCGGTCATAGAGTGGTCCTACTGCTGCAGCGACGGCTGGAAAGCGCTGGGGACGAGCAGCAGGGAAGGGGTCACCGGGGCGATCCTCGATTTTGCCGACCAGACCCATGCCTTCACCGATGGCGGCAACGGGGTGAAGGTCAGCTTCACCGTGCCGGCAAAGGGTGGCAGGTATCCGCTCTGGGCAGAGGCTGCGGTGGGGGGGCAGAAGGGGCTCTGGCTGCGGGCACGGGTCCTTTCGGGCGGCTATGGCCTGAAGCCCGCGGCAACGACCATCTGGGAGGCGCCCGCGGTCCTGGCGCCGAGCGTGAAGAACCTGAAGATCGCCTATGGCGGCTTCCAGAACACCTTGGCCTCCTTTGCCCTGGGGGATGTCGCAAGCCTGGTGGACAGCAGGTTCAGCCGGCACAGCTTCGCCGCGGCCGAGGGCGCCTTTGCGCCGTTTTGCAGCAGCTGCGACCTGCCGGCCCTCTATCTCGGCTTCAGTTGCGCCTTTCCCGACAACGAGTGGATACAGCTCCTCCTGGATGTGGACGAGGAGCGGATCGGCATCGCGGAGCTGCCGCTGTTGCTCTGGGAGTACTGGAGCAGCGAGCGGGCAGGCTGGGCCCCCCTGCCGGCATCCGACGAGAGTAACGGTCTTGCGGAGCGGGGCTATCTCGGCTTCAATGCGCCGCCCGACTTTGGAGCGAGCGTGGAATTCGGCAAGGAGCTCTGCTGGCTGCGGGTGCGGCCCCATCGTGACCCGCCGGTAGCCGTGGCTCCGGCCGACAGCGTTGTCACCCCCGGCGACGGCGGCGAGGCGGTGGTGACCCTGGATGCGTCAGCCTCCAGCGCCTGCAACGGCCAGGGGATCGTCTCCTATCGCTGGAACCTGCTCCCCCAGGAGGCCCATGGCGGCATGGACCAGCAGGTTGCAACCGGCGGGACCGAGGCGGTGGTGACCCTCGATGCCTCTGCCACGGCCGCGCAGAGCGGCCGGCCCATCGTCCGCTACCGCTGGCGGCTGGTTTCCTCCAGCCATCTGATCGCCCGTGCCGGAGGCGACCTGGTGATCACCACCGGCGGCACCGAGGCGACGTTCAGCCTGGATGCCTCGGCTTCCAGCAACGCCGCGGGCGGGGCGCTCCGTTCCTATATCTGGCGCAGGCAGCTCCCCGAAACCGTGGAGCAGCCGGCGACCCCATATCTGCTGGGAGTCAGGTGCAATACGGTGCCGGCCCTGAACGCCATGAGCACCACCGAAGAGGTGCTGGGCTCGGGTACCGGCAAGGCCGGCCAGCGCCTTGCCCTGTTGAGCGCGCCGGTCTTGGCGGATCTCAGGATTTACGTGCGGGAGACCGACCAGCCGCCGGCAGAAGAGCTCGATGCGCTATGCCGGGAGATCGCTGCGGACAGCGAGGACGACGACACGGCCCTCTATCCCCTTGTCAGCGAAAACAGCCGGGGGATCTGGGTGCGCTGGCGACGGGTGGATCATTTCTTCGCCTCCGGCCCGTCCAGCCGCCATTTCGTGCTCGACGCCAAGAGCGGCCTGGTCCTCTTCGGCGACGGCACGCGCGGCAGGATGCCGTCGCTTGCCAGGGACAACGTCAAGGCGGTCTGGTACCGCTCCCATCAAGGTGCTGCGGGAAACGTGGAGAGCGGTGCGGTAACGGTGCTGCGCAACCCCGGCGGCGACCTTGCTGCGGTGAAGCGGGTCGCCAATGCGGAAGCTGCCGTGGGTGGCGGGGATGCCGAGACCGTGGAGCAGGTCAGGGAGCGCGGCCCCAAGACCATCAAGCATCGCGGCAAGGCGATCACCCTGGAAGACTTTGCCTGGCTGGCCCGCGACGCCAGCGGCGAGGTGGCGGCGGCCTGGTGCCTGCCGACCCGCGACCGCGACGCCAAGATCCACGAGGGGTGGGTCACGGTGGTGATCATTCCCAAGGGGAGCGAGAGCAGGCCCTTCCCCCGGCCGGCCCTGCTCCGCCTGGTCAGGGAATACCTGGAGACCCGCGCCCTGGTCAACCTGCGCTGCGAAGGGCAGATCGTGGTCAAGGGGCCGGCCTACATCGAGGTGACGGCAACGGTCAAGATCGTTCCGGTCCATGCGGAAAAAGGGGACGAGGTGAAGCTGTCGGTGGACCAGCGGCTGGACGCCTATTTTCATCCCCTGACCGGCGGACCGCTGCGGCAGGGGTGGGAGCTGGGGCGCGACGTCTATATCTCCGAGGTCTTTGCCGAGATCGAGGCGGTCCCCGGTGTTGACCATGTGGCCGACCTGAGCCTGGACGGCTCGCTGCAGCAGTTCCGGGTGGAACTCCTCCCCCGGCAGCGGATCAGCCATGCGGCGCGCGCCGGGAGCAGGGTCGGGACCTTCGACGACCGTCTGCGGCTGATCCTGAGCGACCCGATCGAGCCGGTCCGAACCGTTGTGCCTCTGGTGCCGACGCCTGTGCAGCCGCTACAGGTGGCGCTCTACGGTTTCTCGGTGGGAGAGCGGGTCAGGATCGTGGACAGCGCGAACCGGATCGTCCTCGACGAGCTGGCCATATCCGCGCTCTCCGCGGCCAACGACAGCGTGACCCTCGTCCTCTCCCCATCCCTGACCGAGAGCCTGCCGCCGGCCGAGTCGCTGGCCATCCTCTCCGGCGACGAACGGGTCCGCATCCCCATTCTGGAGTGGACCGGCGGAGAAGGGGAGACGGTCACGGCCCGGCTCATGACCATCACGCCGGGGAGCGATACGCTCTGCATCGTCTCCGGGGGGGAACGCTATCCTGAGTTCGAGTTCATGGCAGTGACCGCGGTGGAACGGCGCAGCGACCGGGTCGTCATACCCGAAGGGCACCTGGCATATGCCGGCAGCCACGACATCGAGATGGTCCTGTGA
- a CDS encoding phage tail assembly protein, with product MTLQTEFPFTLPRGYVDSEGNLHREGSMRLATAFDEIAPMKDPRVQSNPAYLVIILLSRVITRLGSLTALNPKMIEGLFSADLAFLQDFYRRINEYGTSRMEVGCPHCEGRFEVEVNGSGEA from the coding sequence ATGACGCTCCAGACCGAGTTTCCCTTTACCCTTCCCCGGGGTTATGTGGATAGCGAGGGGAACCTGCATCGGGAAGGGAGCATGCGTCTGGCCACCGCCTTTGACGAGATCGCCCCCATGAAGGACCCGCGGGTGCAGTCCAATCCTGCCTACCTGGTGATCATCCTTTTGTCCAGGGTGATCACCAGGCTCGGCAGCCTGACCGCACTCAACCCGAAGATGATCGAGGGGCTCTTTTCTGCAGACCTGGCCTTTCTGCAGGATTTCTACCGCCGTATCAACGAATACGGCACCAGCAGGATGGAGGTGGGGTGCCCCCACTGCGAAGGGCGGTTCGAGGTCGAGGTGAACGGCTCGGGGGAAGCATAG
- a CDS encoding baseplate protein has translation MGTEFLGTGWSFPIGLAEDGEIALSREEQSIGEAIRIILGTAPGERVMRPDFGCGIHEYVFAPNTVRTAGLIRFHVEEALTRWEPRIDLQEVLVQPAPDDPAVILLSITYRVKSTDSRFNMVYPFYLERGGEP, from the coding sequence ATGGGCACCGAATTCCTCGGCACGGGCTGGAGCTTCCCGATTGGGCTGGCGGAAGATGGGGAGATCGCCCTTTCCCGCGAGGAGCAGTCGATCGGGGAAGCGATCCGGATCATCCTCGGTACCGCTCCCGGCGAGCGGGTGATGCGGCCGGACTTCGGCTGCGGCATCCACGAATACGTCTTTGCCCCCAACACGGTCCGTACCGCCGGGCTGATCCGCTTCCACGTGGAAGAGGCGCTGACCCGCTGGGAGCCGCGCATCGACCTCCAGGAGGTCCTGGTGCAGCCCGCACCGGACGACCCGGCCGTGATCCTCCTCAGCATCACCTACCGGGTGAAGTCCACGGACAGCCGCTTCAACATGGTCTATCCCTTCTACCTGGAGCGGGGTGGGGAGCCGTGA
- a CDS encoding DUF3380 domain-containing protein, with protein MANKTGLVTAKSLNVRPEPSTGKPPVASLARGAKVELLETVGGWYRIKAGAVSGYVSADYITVVDATPVADYLWEMEALRTAQLTPPAEKAITVLSKHTAAQKMTAGIWNRQGGLLEILCGIIEVAPACGVAVLCVESGGAGFDANNRMIIRFENHIFWNLWGKKNPDTFNAHFRYNPQKKWLGHQFRQDAAGAWADFHGSQDGEWRVLDFARSLNENAALNAISMGGPQVMGFNCSRLGYDSAREMFDRFSSDIRYQILGLFDFLRGHGSTSAMIEALQHEDYVRFASLYNGPGQAPVYGARIESYVKAFSSLKA; from the coding sequence ATGGCTAACAAAACTGGTCTGGTAACAGCCAAAAGCCTCAATGTGCGGCCGGAGCCATCGACGGGAAAACCGCCGGTGGCGTCACTTGCCAGGGGGGCGAAGGTCGAGCTGCTGGAGACCGTGGGGGGATGGTACCGGATCAAGGCCGGTGCGGTGAGCGGCTATGTGTCGGCCGACTACATCACCGTGGTCGACGCGACGCCGGTGGCAGACTACCTGTGGGAGATGGAGGCGCTTCGCACGGCACAGCTGACGCCCCCTGCGGAGAAGGCGATCACCGTCCTCTCCAAACATACTGCGGCCCAGAAGATGACGGCCGGCATCTGGAACCGCCAGGGGGGGCTTCTGGAGATCCTCTGCGGCATCATCGAGGTGGCGCCCGCCTGCGGCGTGGCAGTGCTCTGCGTCGAGTCGGGCGGGGCAGGCTTCGACGCCAACAACCGGATGATCATCCGGTTCGAGAACCACATCTTCTGGAACCTCTGGGGGAAGAAGAACCCGGATACCTTCAATGCCCATTTCCGCTACAACCCCCAGAAGAAATGGCTTGGGCACCAGTTCCGCCAGGATGCGGCCGGGGCCTGGGCCGACTTCCACGGCAGTCAGGACGGCGAGTGGCGGGTCCTCGACTTTGCCCGGTCGCTCAACGAGAACGCGGCCCTGAACGCCATCAGCATGGGGGGGCCGCAGGTCATGGGGTTCAACTGCTCCCGGCTCGGTTACGATTCGGCCAGGGAGATGTTCGACCGGTTCTCCAGCGACATCCGCTACCAGATCCTTGGGCTGTTTGACTTCCTCCGGGGCCACGGCAGCACCTCGGCCATGATCGAGGCGCTGCAGCATGAGGATTACGTCAGGTTCGCCTCGCTCTACAACGGCCCCGGACAGGCACCTGTCTACGGCGCCCGGATCGAGAGCTACGTCAAGGCGTTTAGCAGTCTGAAAGCCTGA